One window from the genome of Haloprofundus halobius encodes:
- the malQ gene encoding 4-alpha-glucanotransferase translates to MRFDRQSGVFLHVSSLPGPHGIGDLGDGARAFVDFLAKADQSLWQFCPLGPTSAAHGNSPYQSFSAFAGNPLFVDLRDLSDRGWLTDGDLKPVPEFDPHETDYQRVTEYKRSMLETAFERFESEATDDEHDAFEAFRERESSWLDDYSLFISLKEEHDRVAWIDWPEELKTRDEGALDRARDDLEAERRYHAFCQFLFDEQWRGLKSYAAEKDISLVGDLPIYVALDSADVWASPAAFDLDENHEPAAVAGVPPQFGDSGQRWGNPLYDWDHLRETDYEWWRSRLSRLFDLVDVARLDHFKGFDEYWAIPADADDPAAGSWRSAPGYDFFETIEREFGDLPFVVEDLGFIDEQLAAFRDHFEFPGMRVPHYADWCREGDMNQPMHYPHSSIGYTATHDTDTTVGYYHSLPDDQTDCLHYNLGVDGSEINWSIIEAVWNSEAVLAMTTVPDLLGLGSEARFNTPGTAEGNWSWRCTYEGLDEGVAERLRDVTDFTIR, encoded by the coding sequence ATGCGATTTGACCGACAAAGCGGCGTCTTTCTCCACGTCTCTTCGCTCCCCGGCCCCCATGGCATCGGCGACCTCGGCGACGGCGCGCGCGCCTTCGTCGACTTCCTCGCGAAGGCCGACCAGTCGCTGTGGCAGTTCTGCCCGCTGGGACCGACCTCGGCAGCGCACGGCAACTCGCCGTACCAGTCGTTCTCGGCGTTCGCGGGTAATCCGCTCTTCGTCGACCTGCGCGACCTCTCCGACCGCGGATGGCTCACCGACGGCGACCTGAAGCCAGTTCCCGAGTTCGACCCACACGAGACCGACTACCAGCGGGTGACGGAGTACAAGCGCTCGATGCTCGAAACGGCGTTCGAGCGGTTCGAGTCCGAGGCGACAGACGACGAACACGACGCCTTCGAGGCGTTCCGCGAACGGGAGTCGTCGTGGCTCGACGACTACTCTCTCTTCATCTCACTGAAGGAAGAACACGACCGCGTCGCGTGGATAGACTGGCCCGAGGAGCTGAAGACCAGAGACGAGGGGGCGCTCGACCGTGCCCGCGACGACCTCGAAGCCGAGCGCCGCTACCACGCGTTCTGTCAGTTCCTGTTCGACGAGCAGTGGCGCGGCCTCAAGTCGTACGCGGCCGAGAAGGATATCTCGCTCGTCGGCGACCTCCCCATCTACGTCGCGCTCGACAGCGCCGACGTCTGGGCGTCGCCCGCGGCGTTCGACCTCGACGAGAACCACGAACCTGCGGCCGTCGCGGGCGTCCCGCCGCAGTTCGGCGACAGCGGTCAGCGGTGGGGGAACCCGCTGTACGACTGGGACCACCTCCGCGAGACCGACTACGAGTGGTGGCGCAGCCGCCTCTCTCGGCTCTTCGACCTCGTGGACGTCGCGCGTCTCGACCACTTCAAGGGGTTCGACGAGTACTGGGCGATACCCGCCGACGCCGACGACCCGGCTGCCGGGTCGTGGCGCAGCGCGCCCGGCTACGACTTCTTCGAGACGATAGAACGCGAGTTCGGGGATCTCCCGTTCGTCGTCGAAGATTTGGGGTTCATCGACGAGCAACTCGCCGCGTTCCGCGACCACTTCGAGTTCCCGGGCATGCGCGTTCCCCACTACGCCGACTGGTGCCGCGAGGGCGACATGAACCAGCCGATGCACTATCCGCACAGCAGCATCGGCTACACCGCCACTCACGACACCGACACGACGGTCGGCTACTACCACAGCCTCCCGGACGACCAGACGGACTGTCTGCACTACAACCTCGGCGTCGACGGCAGCGAGATCAACTGGTCGATAATCGAAGCGGTGTGGAACTCCGAAGCCGTGTTAGCGATGACGACCGTTCCGGATCTCCTCGGTCTCGGCTCCGAAGCCCGGTTCAACACGCCCGGCACAGCCGAAGGGAACTGGTCGTGGCGGTGTACGTACGAGGGACTGGACGAGGGGGTGGCCGAGCGACTTCGGGACGTGACCGACTTCACGATTCGGTGA
- a CDS encoding lysylphosphatidylglycerol synthase transmembrane domain-containing protein, with translation METTNVTRAGSMRKRVGVGVAVVVVLAVLVALSGVSWRGIFLELQTMDPVLLVVALVASLLAQLAWSSSTLLFLRTVDPAVSTGRVRLGYLTGTFAKQILPFGHAGGVPLMAYVLAEEMDLDYRDTFASVTASELVVFVASLAVAGLGFGWFAVADGVASGTELVALGLVGVLALVALAIAGFVKRRTAFRRLVHGIALVGRTVFRRAGPRLQHRLTPEAVERGLDEFFSTFDRATGDRRTVVRAATFAVVGWVLFALPLYLGSLAVGQSLPLALVLFVVPAAGLATLLPTPGGLGGTEVGLTAAVVFLAEVGLETAAAAVLVYRVCSYWFLLLVGGLSSLFLSVGLRELR, from the coding sequence ATGGAAACGACGAACGTCACTCGCGCCGGGTCGATGCGCAAGCGCGTCGGCGTGGGTGTCGCTGTCGTCGTCGTACTTGCGGTGCTGGTCGCTCTCTCCGGCGTGAGTTGGCGCGGGATTTTCCTCGAGTTGCAGACGATGGACCCGGTTCTGTTGGTCGTGGCGCTCGTCGCGAGTCTGCTCGCACAGTTGGCGTGGAGCAGTTCGACGCTGCTGTTTCTGCGGACCGTCGACCCCGCGGTGTCGACCGGCCGAGTCCGACTCGGGTATCTCACCGGGACGTTCGCGAAGCAGATTCTCCCGTTCGGCCACGCCGGGGGCGTCCCGCTGATGGCGTACGTGCTCGCCGAGGAGATGGACCTCGACTACCGCGATACCTTCGCCTCCGTCACCGCAAGCGAACTCGTCGTCTTCGTCGCGTCGCTCGCCGTCGCCGGACTCGGGTTCGGCTGGTTCGCCGTCGCCGACGGCGTCGCCTCCGGAACGGAACTCGTCGCGCTCGGACTGGTCGGCGTCCTGGCGCTCGTCGCCCTCGCAATCGCCGGGTTCGTCAAGCGGCGGACGGCGTTCCGCCGCCTGGTCCACGGCATCGCGCTGGTCGGTCGGACGGTGTTTCGGCGCGCCGGACCGCGGTTGCAGCACCGACTCACTCCGGAGGCGGTCGAGCGCGGCCTCGACGAGTTCTTCTCGACGTTCGACCGCGCCACCGGTGACCGCCGAACCGTGGTTCGGGCGGCGACTTTCGCCGTCGTCGGTTGGGTGCTGTTCGCGCTTCCCCTCTATCTGGGGTCGCTCGCCGTCGGCCAGTCGCTCCCGCTGGCGCTCGTCTTGTTCGTCGTTCCGGCCGCCGGGTTGGCGACGCTGTTGCCGACGCCTGGCGGGTTGGGCGGGACCGAGGTCGGGTTGACTGCCGCCGTCGTCTTTCTCGCCGAAGTCGGACTGGAGACGGCCGCCGCGGCGGTACTGGTCTACCGCGTCTGCTCGTACTGGTTCCTGCTGCTCGTCGGGGGGCTGAGTTCGCTGTTTCTGTCGGTGGGGCTTCGGGAGCTTCGGTGA
- a CDS encoding DJ-1/PfpI family protein, whose translation MRAGFVAFDGMTALDFVGGFDPVTRLSTMGYTDLDWAVCAPAATQTETVTAAANLRFEVDSVGESLAGYDLLFVPGGSATRELRDNERFVSWLETAEGCPLVASVCTGSLLLGAAGFLGGTRATTHPNAFELLEEYCEVVDARVVDEGPVVTARGVASALDIGLHLVERLTDTETRREIAAQMDYPDPFAE comes from the coding sequence ATGCGCGCAGGGTTCGTCGCCTTCGACGGGATGACCGCACTCGACTTCGTCGGCGGGTTCGACCCCGTGACTCGTCTCTCGACGATGGGTTACACTGACCTCGACTGGGCGGTCTGCGCCCCCGCAGCGACGCAGACTGAGACGGTGACCGCCGCCGCGAACCTCCGCTTCGAGGTCGACTCGGTCGGCGAGTCGCTCGCGGGCTACGATCTCCTGTTCGTCCCCGGCGGGAGCGCCACACGGGAGTTACGAGACAACGAGAGGTTCGTCTCGTGGCTCGAAACGGCCGAGGGGTGTCCGCTCGTCGCGTCGGTCTGCACGGGGTCGCTGCTGTTGGGTGCGGCCGGATTTTTAGGGGGAACGCGGGCGACGACCCACCCGAACGCCTTCGAACTGCTCGAAGAGTACTGCGAGGTGGTCGACGCCCGCGTCGTCGACGAAGGGCCCGTCGTCACCGCTCGGGGCGTGGCGTCGGCACTCGATATCGGACTCCACCTCGTCGAACGACTGACAGACACCGAGACGCGTCGGGAAATCGCCGCGCAGATGGATTACCCGGATCCGTTCGCCGAGTAG
- a CDS encoding M20 family metallo-hydrolase: MNVDTDRLRADIEANAEFGDIDAEEGHGRTVLCGTEANRQAREYFVERLEDAGLAVDVDAIGNVSGTWSPDPVDEDAAPVAFGSHLDSVPEGGIFDGPLGVYAALEGVRAMRDADLDPERPVVVVSFTEEEGQRFADGLLGSSVSVGERTVEEALALEDDDGITLGDALDDIGFRGEGLLDASEWDAWYELHVEQDTQLERAGVPVGVVTTITGISHCEATVLGEANHAGATPMDERTDALAAAAEFVLDVERAANGVVAESSDSAVGTVGSLDVSPNATNVVPGRVEMGVDVRDVVYDSMQTVVGAARESLTRLETERGVDTEFVRPFDLEPTPMADRLREAAHAAGEAAGIETMDMHSGAAHDTMHVADVTDAALLFAPSRDGISHNPREWTDWDDCAAAARVLAGAVADAAGGTL; this comes from the coding sequence ATGAACGTCGATACCGACCGCCTCCGGGCGGACATCGAAGCGAACGCCGAGTTCGGCGACATCGACGCCGAGGAGGGTCACGGCCGGACCGTCCTCTGCGGAACCGAGGCGAACAGACAGGCCCGCGAGTACTTCGTCGAGCGACTCGAAGACGCCGGGCTCGCGGTCGACGTCGACGCTATCGGTAACGTCTCGGGCACGTGGTCGCCCGACCCGGTCGACGAAGACGCCGCCCCCGTCGCCTTCGGCAGCCACCTCGACTCGGTCCCCGAGGGCGGCATCTTCGACGGCCCGCTCGGCGTCTACGCCGCGCTCGAAGGCGTCCGTGCGATGCGAGACGCGGATCTCGACCCCGAGCGCCCGGTCGTCGTCGTCTCCTTCACCGAGGAGGAGGGCCAACGGTTCGCCGACGGCCTACTCGGCTCGTCGGTGTCGGTCGGCGAGCGCACCGTCGAGGAGGCGCTGGCGCTCGAAGACGACGACGGAATCACGCTCGGGGACGCGCTCGACGACATCGGCTTCCGCGGCGAGGGACTGCTCGACGCGAGCGAGTGGGACGCGTGGTACGAACTCCACGTCGAGCAGGATACCCAGCTCGAACGGGCAGGCGTTCCGGTGGGCGTCGTGACGACCATCACCGGTATCAGCCACTGTGAGGCGACGGTTCTCGGCGAGGCCAATCATGCAGGAGCGACGCCGATGGACGAGCGAACTGACGCGCTGGCGGCGGCCGCCGAGTTCGTCCTCGACGTGGAGCGCGCAGCCAACGGCGTCGTCGCCGAGTCGAGCGACTCCGCGGTGGGGACGGTCGGCTCGCTCGACGTCTCGCCGAACGCGACGAACGTCGTGCCGGGACGCGTCGAGATGGGCGTCGACGTCCGCGACGTCGTGTACGACTCGATGCAGACCGTCGTCGGGGCGGCCCGAGAGAGCCTCACTCGCCTCGAAACCGAGCGCGGCGTCGACACCGAGTTCGTGCGCCCGTTCGACCTCGAACCGACGCCGATGGCCGACCGACTCCGGGAGGCGGCCCACGCCGCCGGCGAGGCCGCCGGTATCGAGACGATGGACATGCACTCCGGGGCGGCCCACGACACCATGCACGTCGCCGACGTGACCGACGCGGCGCTGCTGTTCGCGCCCTCGCGCGACGGCATCTCGCACAACCCGCGCGAGTGGACCGACTGGGACGACTGCGCGGCGGCGGCGCGCGTGCTCGCCGGGGCCGTCGCCGACGCGGCGGGCGGGACTCTCTGA
- a CDS encoding DNA-3-methyladenine glycosylase family protein: MERGAIPLDELAGEFDLQATVESGQSYLWDRADGGMYETMVAHGGDYWYETVVPRIDGVNDEQAVLRVRQVGDPVTGRLEWESNVDAVPLLTHLLRLDDDLDAILGATPDDPLLRRAYDAYRGMRLVRDPPFACLISFICSAQMRVSRIHGMQMAMAREFGDRVEFDGETYHAFPTPAQLAERTEDELRDLSLGYRAPYVQRSAEMVATGEVHPDDALGLDYEGAREFLTTFVGVGDKVADCVLLFSLGFLQAVPLDTWIQTAIADHYPDCERGNYCETSRAIRERFGGDYAGYAQTYVFYYLRAGGDGDDDGV, encoded by the coding sequence ATGGAGCGAGGGGCGATTCCACTCGACGAGTTGGCCGGCGAGTTCGACCTGCAAGCGACCGTCGAGAGCGGCCAGTCGTATCTCTGGGACCGCGCCGACGGCGGCATGTACGAGACGATGGTCGCCCACGGCGGCGACTACTGGTACGAGACGGTCGTTCCCCGGATAGACGGCGTGAACGACGAGCAGGCGGTCCTACGGGTGCGGCAGGTCGGCGACCCCGTTACTGGGAGATTGGAGTGGGAGTCGAACGTCGACGCCGTTCCGCTGCTCACCCACCTGCTCCGCCTCGACGACGACCTGGACGCGATTCTCGGTGCGACGCCGGACGACCCGCTCCTCCGGCGGGCGTACGACGCGTATCGCGGGATGCGACTCGTCCGCGACCCGCCCTTCGCCTGTCTCATCTCGTTCATCTGCTCGGCGCAGATGCGCGTCTCGCGCATCCACGGGATGCAGATGGCCATGGCCCGCGAGTTCGGCGACCGGGTCGAGTTCGACGGCGAGACGTACCACGCGTTTCCGACGCCCGCGCAGTTGGCCGAACGAACCGAGGACGAACTTCGGGACCTGAGCCTCGGCTATCGTGCGCCCTACGTCCAGCGCAGCGCGGAGATGGTCGCCACCGGCGAGGTACACCCCGACGATGCGCTCGGTCTCGATTACGAGGGCGCCCGCGAGTTCCTCACGACTTTCGTCGGCGTCGGCGACAAGGTGGCCGACTGCGTTCTCCTCTTCTCGTTGGGCTTCCTGCAGGCGGTACCGCTGGATACGTGGATTCAAACGGCCATCGCGGACCACTACCCCGACTGCGAACGGGGGAACTACTGCGAGACGTCGCGGGCGATACGCGAGCGCTTCGGCGGCGACTACGCGGGTTACGCGCAGACGTACGTCTTCTACTACCTGCGCGCCGGTGGCGACGGCGACGACGACGGCGTCTGA
- a CDS encoding DUF555 domain-containing protein: MDCRVVVEAAVPVYDVGTTDEAVRIAISKTGEMLNPDLNYVEINMGTRQSPSGEELPPAFIAADEALVALELEMTVFNVEREEHASRIARKEIGQRLDNIPLKVLEVSVIPEEGENGAESDGESVDEPDDESDDDELLPEFEEMVDEESDGSQS; this comes from the coding sequence ATGGACTGCAGAGTCGTCGTAGAGGCGGCCGTTCCCGTCTACGACGTGGGGACGACGGACGAAGCGGTCCGCATCGCTATCTCCAAAACCGGCGAGATGCTCAACCCCGACCTCAACTACGTCGAGATAAACATGGGGACTCGACAGTCGCCGTCCGGCGAGGAACTCCCACCAGCGTTCATCGCGGCCGACGAGGCGCTCGTCGCACTCGAACTGGAGATGACCGTCTTCAACGTCGAACGCGAGGAACACGCGTCGCGAATCGCCAGAAAGGAGATCGGCCAGCGCCTCGACAACATCCCGCTCAAGGTACTGGAGGTGAGCGTCATCCCGGAGGAAGGCGAGAACGGAGCGGAGTCGGACGGCGAATCGGTCGACGAGCCGGACGACGAATCGGACGACGACGAGTTGTTGCCGGAGTTCGAAGAGATGGTCGACGAAGAGAGCGACGGCTCACAGTCGTAA
- a CDS encoding UPF0058 family protein — MKKQELIHLHGLLAEVRSQQEHWIDTELDLTEYNELGVRPTSIHKSKTDHKAAVFKLAKGITSSMDEPEPETVAPKAD; from the coding sequence ATGAAGAAGCAGGAGCTCATTCACCTTCACGGCCTGCTTGCAGAGGTACGAAGCCAGCAGGAACATTGGATAGACACAGAACTCGACCTTACAGAATACAACGAACTTGGCGTCCGGCCGACATCTATTCACAAATCGAAGACGGACCACAAAGCAGCCGTCTTCAAACTCGCGAAAGGTATCACGTCCTCGATGGACGAGCCGGAACCGGAAACAGTCGCGCCGAAAGCCGACTGA
- a CDS encoding translation initiation factor IF-2 subunit beta, translating to MDYDEQLDKALSESPDVEGGGGRFEVPDPNVRPEGNATVFENFQTVVDALGRDEAHVLKFLQTDLGTSGHIDESGRARLTGNFREDRVARAVEEYTESFVLCPECGLPDTRLVEERGTKMLKCDACGALSSTGQ from the coding sequence ATGGACTACGACGAGCAACTTGACAAGGCGCTCTCGGAGTCACCGGACGTCGAAGGCGGCGGCGGTCGCTTCGAGGTCCCCGACCCGAACGTCCGGCCTGAAGGGAATGCGACAGTATTCGAAAACTTTCAGACGGTGGTCGACGCGCTCGGGCGCGACGAGGCTCACGTGCTGAAATTTCTGCAGACCGACCTGGGTACCAGCGGCCACATCGACGAGAGCGGACGCGCCCGCCTGACGGGGAACTTCCGCGAGGACCGCGTCGCCCGCGCCGTCGAGGAGTACACCGAATCGTTCGTCCTCTGTCCGGAGTGCGGGCTTCCCGACACCCGTCTCGTCGAGGAGCGCGGCACGAAGATGCTCAAGTGCGACGCCTGCGGCGCGCTGTCGTCGACGGGGCAGTAG
- a CDS encoding transcription initiation factor IIB, protein MTDTTIRTYTGETEPEREQETESVRTCPECGGRLVSDTEHGETVCTDCGLVVEEDSVDRGPEWRAFDSAERDSKSRVGAPTTKMMHDKGLSTNIGWQNKDAYGNSLSSRQRQQMQRLRTWNERFRTRDSKERNLKQALGEIDRMASALGLPENVRETASVIYRRALGEDLLPGRSIEGVATASLYAAARQAGMPRSLDEIATVSRVEKMELTRTYRYIVRELKLEIQPADPEQYVPRFASALDLSDEAERRARQLLKTAKEKGVHSGKSPVGLAAAAVYAAALLTNEKVTQSEVSDVANISEVTIRNRYKELLEAEDAGLFA, encoded by the coding sequence ATGACCGACACAACCATCCGTACGTACACCGGCGAAACGGAACCAGAACGAGAACAAGAGACCGAGTCGGTACGCACCTGTCCCGAGTGTGGCGGCCGACTCGTCAGCGACACCGAGCACGGCGAGACCGTCTGTACCGACTGCGGTCTCGTCGTCGAAGAGGACTCCGTCGACCGCGGTCCCGAGTGGCGCGCGTTCGACAGCGCGGAGCGTGACTCGAAGTCCCGCGTCGGCGCACCGACGACGAAGATGATGCACGACAAGGGGCTGTCGACCAACATCGGCTGGCAGAACAAGGACGCCTACGGCAACTCGCTGTCCTCGCGCCAGCGCCAGCAGATGCAGCGACTGCGTACCTGGAACGAGCGGTTCCGCACCCGCGACTCGAAGGAGCGCAACCTGAAGCAGGCGCTCGGCGAGATCGACCGCATGGCGTCGGCGCTCGGGCTCCCCGAGAACGTCCGCGAGACCGCCTCGGTCATCTACCGCCGCGCGCTCGGCGAGGACCTGCTGCCGGGACGTTCCATCGAGGGCGTCGCCACGGCGAGCCTCTACGCCGCCGCTCGACAGGCGGGGATGCCCCGCAGTCTCGACGAGATCGCGACCGTCTCGCGCGTCGAGAAGATGGAGCTCACCCGGACGTACCGCTACATCGTCCGCGAGTTGAAACTCGAAATTCAGCCCGCCGACCCCGAGCAGTACGTGCCGCGGTTCGCCTCGGCGCTCGACCTCTCCGACGAGGCCGAACGTCGCGCCCGTCAGCTACTGAAGACGGCCAAGGAGAAGGGCGTCCACTCGGGCAAGTCGCCGGTCGGTCTCGCCGCCGCCGCCGTCTACGCCGCCGCCCTTCTCACCAACGAGAAGGTGACCCAGAGCGAGGTGTCGGACGTCGCCAACATCAGCGAGGTCACCATCCGCAACCGGTACAAAGAGTTACTGGAAGCGGAAGACGCCGGCCTGTTCGCCTAA
- a CDS encoding DUF6517 family protein, with amino-acid sequence MRHTRREVATAALGALVASSGCLGFVTGEESLSFESDPALAEESVAEETGYELDGTEAKTITREFSAAGQTRNVEATNQISTYEKTLSMSLLGEQKLGVFAAISSPAVEIAGRTFNPLKDDSNEDLVQMLTSQYDGLSNVSEESSQTLTVLGTDTEVTKYAATSNVEGEQIDVFVHVTKVRNEDDFVIALGVYPQQLSGEESNIVSLFESVQHPA; translated from the coding sequence ATGAGACACACGAGACGCGAGGTAGCGACTGCGGCACTCGGCGCGCTGGTCGCGTCGAGCGGTTGTCTCGGCTTCGTCACGGGTGAGGAGTCGCTTTCGTTCGAGTCGGACCCCGCGTTGGCCGAGGAGTCGGTCGCGGAGGAGACTGGCTACGAACTCGACGGCACCGAAGCGAAGACCATCACGCGCGAGTTCAGCGCCGCCGGCCAGACCCGGAACGTCGAGGCCACGAACCAGATATCGACGTACGAGAAGACGCTGAGTATGAGTCTGCTCGGCGAGCAGAAACTCGGCGTGTTCGCGGCCATCTCCTCGCCGGCCGTCGAGATCGCGGGCCGGACGTTCAACCCCCTCAAGGACGACAGTAACGAGGACCTCGTCCAGATGCTGACGAGTCAGTACGACGGACTGAGTAACGTGAGCGAGGAGAGTTCGCAGACGCTGACGGTGCTCGGAACCGACACCGAGGTGACGAAGTACGCGGCCACCTCGAACGTCGAAGGCGAGCAGATAGACGTGTTCGTCCACGTGACGAAGGTGCGCAACGAGGACGACTTCGTCATCGCGCTCGGCGTCTATCCCCAACAGTTGAGCGGCGAGGAGTCGAACATCGTCTCGCTGTTCGAGTCGGTACAGCACCCCGCCTGA
- a CDS encoding enoyl-CoA hydratase/isomerase family protein — protein MSESGEGDGETASVDAAAADAEFVRVERGEYGDGVLTVTIDRPDARNALNAQVRTELTRVFAAVEEDGEVRVVVLTGSDEAKAFVAGADVTELRERSAVEQHEASERPRIYETVADCSKPVVARVNGHALGGGCELAQACDVRLAREDAKLGQPEITLGIIPGGGGTQRLTRLVGPGQARKLVLSGELVTGIEAAEIGLVEEAHPADELDERVADLAGKMAAKSPLALARAKEALRAATRTDLDAGLAYESELFVGLFDSHDKNEGIDAFLEGREPEWRGE, from the coding sequence ATGAGTGAGAGCGGCGAGGGAGACGGCGAGACGGCGAGTGTCGACGCCGCGGCCGCGGACGCCGAGTTCGTCCGTGTCGAACGCGGCGAGTACGGTGACGGCGTGCTGACGGTCACCATCGACCGACCGGACGCGCGCAACGCGCTGAACGCGCAGGTCCGGACGGAACTCACTCGGGTGTTTGCTGCTGTCGAGGAAGACGGCGAGGTGCGGGTCGTCGTGCTCACGGGTTCGGACGAGGCGAAGGCGTTCGTCGCCGGGGCCGACGTGACGGAACTGCGCGAACGGAGCGCCGTCGAACAGCACGAGGCGAGCGAGCGACCCCGTATCTACGAGACCGTCGCCGACTGCTCGAAGCCCGTCGTCGCCCGCGTCAACGGCCACGCCCTCGGCGGGGGCTGTGAACTCGCGCAGGCCTGCGACGTTCGATTGGCCCGCGAGGACGCCAAACTCGGGCAGCCTGAAATCACCCTCGGCATCATCCCCGGCGGCGGCGGCACCCAGCGGCTGACCCGACTCGTCGGACCGGGACAGGCGCGAAAGCTCGTCCTCTCGGGCGAACTGGTCACAGGCATCGAAGCGGCCGAAATCGGACTGGTCGAGGAGGCGCATCCGGCGGACGAGCTCGACGAGCGGGTCGCCGACCTCGCCGGGAAGATGGCCGCGAAGAGCCCGCTTGCGCTGGCGCGGGCGAAGGAGGCGCTCCGCGCCGCGACCCGCACGGACCTCGACGCAGGGCTGGCGTACGAGTCAGAACTGTTCGTCGGTCTGTTCGACAGCCACGACAAGAACGAGGGCATCGACGCGTTTCTGGAGGGGAGAGAGCCGGAGTGGCGCGGCGAGTGA
- a CDS encoding 3-hydroxyacyl-CoA dehydrogenase family protein, whose translation MNVCVLGAGTMGHGIAQVSAMGGHDVTLRDIEADLVADGLAAIESNLDGGVERGKVSETEREETLSRLTGTTDLVAAVADADLVVEAVPEDEDLKRTVVSDAADHAPDDAVIATNTSSLPVTSIASVLDDPSRCVGLHFFNPPHIMQLVEVVLAEQTCAETREFAETFVEGVGKTAVVVEDAPGFATSRLGVALGVEAVRMVESGVASPRDIDAAMELGYNHPMGPLELGDVVGLDVRLDILEHLREELGERFRPPTLLRKKVRAGKLGKKTGEGFYVWEDGEIVGVSGADDE comes from the coding sequence ATGAACGTCTGTGTACTTGGTGCGGGAACGATGGGGCACGGCATCGCGCAGGTGAGCGCGATGGGCGGCCACGACGTGACGCTCCGCGACATCGAGGCGGACCTCGTCGCCGACGGACTGGCGGCCATCGAGTCGAATCTCGACGGGGGCGTCGAGCGCGGAAAGGTGAGCGAAACGGAGCGAGAGGAGACGTTGTCACGACTGACGGGAACGACGGACCTTGTGGCGGCTGTCGCCGACGCGGACCTCGTCGTCGAGGCGGTGCCGGAGGACGAAGACCTGAAACGAACCGTCGTCTCGGATGCGGCCGACCACGCGCCCGACGACGCCGTGATAGCGACGAACACCTCGTCGCTGCCGGTGACGAGCATCGCCAGCGTGCTCGACGACCCCTCACGCTGCGTCGGTCTCCACTTCTTCAACCCTCCGCACATCATGCAGTTAGTCGAAGTCGTGCTGGCCGAGCAGACGTGCGCGGAGACGCGCGAGTTCGCCGAGACGTTCGTCGAAGGAGTTGGAAAAACCGCTGTCGTCGTCGAGGACGCTCCGGGGTTCGCCACGTCGCGGTTGGGCGTCGCCCTCGGCGTCGAGGCGGTCCGGATGGTCGAGTCGGGCGTCGCCAGCCCTCGCGACATCGACGCCGCGATGGAACTCGGCTACAACCACCCGATGGGGCCGCTGGAACTCGGCGATGTCGTGGGATTGGACGTCCGTCTGGACATCCTCGAACATCTCCGCGAGGAGTTAGGTGAGCGGTTCCGCCCGCCGACGCTCCTCCGAAAGAAGGTGCGCGCCGGAAAACTCGGCAAGAAGACGGGCGAGGGGTTCTACGTCTGGGAGGACGGCGAGATAGTCGGCGTCTCGGGGGCAGACGATGAGTGA
- a CDS encoding amphi-Trp domain-containing protein: MVDVTLDAEEMSREDVAARPEELAQELREGDAFDVRVGNKTVTLNPRESLAFELSVRERSAILRGNRETVSIRMDWKSKYGEPPTARSNRFVPPLRAKYHGLQ; encoded by the coding sequence ATGGTCGACGTGACACTCGACGCAGAGGAGATGAGCCGAGAAGACGTCGCGGCGAGACCCGAAGAACTGGCCCAGGAACTCCGCGAGGGCGACGCCTTCGACGTGAGGGTCGGCAACAAGACGGTGACGCTCAACCCGCGTGAGAGTCTCGCCTTCGAGTTGAGCGTCCGCGAGCGCTCGGCCATCCTCCGCGGCAATCGCGAGACGGTGTCGATAAGGATGGACTGGAAGTCGAAGTACGGGGAACCGCCGACCGCACGGAGTAACCGTTTTGTACCGCCTCTCCGAGCGAAGTATCATGGTTTACAATGA